One Rhizobiales bacterium GAS188 DNA window includes the following coding sequences:
- a CDS encoding UDP-N-acetylmuramate dehydrogenase, which yields MTGKEGRAGRGSEQLGLLHEASDDIGLNPDRNPDIYPLLERDDRMTADLLATLRAAIPDLRGELEADAPLAPISWFRAGGRAQLLLTPADLADLQYVLARFAQLPAARELTILTIGLGSNLLVRDGGVAGLVIRLGRGFTQVTSEAGERVRAGAAAPDVKVALGAAKFGLAGLSFYRGIPGTVGGALRMNAGAYGGETKDVLVEAKAVDREGRIVTLSNAEMGFVYRRSAAPDDLIFVEALFQGRAGDTETIRAEMQEITGKRSTTQPVNTHTGGSTFKNPPGRKSWQLIDAAGCRGLRIGDAQVSELHCNFLINHGAATATEIEELGEEVRRKVREHSGVELEWEIKRIGVPLGPRASRPHL from the coding sequence TTGACCGGCAAAGAGGGGCGAGCGGGGAGGGGAAGCGAGCAGCTGGGGCTTTTGCACGAGGCGAGCGACGATATCGGCTTGAATCCCGATCGAAACCCGGACATCTATCCGCTGCTCGAACGGGACGACCGAATGACCGCTGACCTCCTCGCCACGCTGCGCGCCGCAATCCCCGATTTGCGAGGCGAGCTCGAAGCCGATGCTCCGCTCGCGCCGATCTCCTGGTTTCGCGCCGGGGGACGGGCGCAGTTGCTCCTGACGCCGGCGGACCTCGCCGATCTGCAATATGTGCTCGCGAGGTTCGCGCAGCTGCCCGCGGCGCGCGAGCTGACGATCCTTACCATCGGCCTTGGCTCCAATCTCCTGGTGCGCGATGGCGGCGTGGCGGGGCTAGTCATCCGGCTCGGCCGGGGCTTCACCCAGGTGACCTCGGAGGCCGGAGAACGCGTGCGTGCAGGTGCGGCCGCGCCCGACGTCAAGGTCGCGCTCGGCGCGGCGAAATTCGGCCTCGCCGGCCTCTCCTTCTATCGCGGCATTCCGGGCACGGTCGGCGGCGCCTTGCGGATGAATGCCGGTGCCTATGGTGGCGAAACGAAGGACGTGTTGGTCGAGGCGAAGGCCGTCGATCGTGAAGGCAGGATCGTGACCCTGAGCAATGCCGAGATGGGCTTCGTCTATAGGCGTTCCGCCGCGCCGGACGACCTGATCTTCGTCGAGGCGCTGTTCCAGGGCCGGGCCGGCGACACCGAGACGATCCGGGCCGAGATGCAGGAGATCACCGGCAAGCGGTCCACGACCCAGCCGGTCAACACCCATACGGGGGGCTCGACCTTCAAGAATCCGCCGGGGCGCAAATCCTGGCAGCTCATCGACGCGGCCGGCTGCCGCGGCCTGCGCATCGGCGATGCCCAAGTGTCCGAGCTGCATTGCAACTTCCTGATCAATCATGGCGCTGCGACCGCGACCGAGATCGAGGAGCTGGGCGAAGAGGTGCGCCGCAAGGTGCGCGAGCATTCTGGCGTCGAGCTCGAATGGGAGATCAAGCGCATCGGGGTGCCGCTGGGACCGCGGGCGTCCCGCCCGCACTTGTGA